From a single Herbiconiux sp. SALV-R1 genomic region:
- a CDS encoding serine/threonine-protein kinase, whose product MNARRPPSAPPEIPGFSYVQLLGSGGFADVFLYEQRMPRRRVAIKVLLREALTDGARESFDAEANLMAQLSTHPSIVTIYQADISEDGRPYLAMEYCPKPNLGARYRREKISVAEALRIGVQVAGAVETSHRAGILHRDIKPANILVTEYNRPALTDFGISVALVGGDEQESVGMSIPWSPPEVFAATPSSGAAADIYSLGATVYTILAGRSPFEVPGGANSGLDLIGRIQTARLAPTGRADVPPSLEQVLATAMAKNESDRYSTALEFARALQKVQLELSMSVTPTDVLDEHVPTDEIDEEDDGNTRIRGIVTIDPTGPAPATTPPRAAPSSPERRSSGPVRPNDGASARPPATTPSSWQAPPADDTTGRTQLRDDLATPPAAPRTSTPPRTGWSSGTSPNPDGLSASSGPGTPSSSGAGAGAGRASAATDDFPLEQTLHRPATPAPGDAAATTTAPRRRALPYVIAAAGIVVLAGIGGLVFALNAGSQSPAQESVEESSAPVDEIGVGAVVAAPTELAGTVTDDGTSVTFSWVNPDPQNGDEFLWNTYTSTETGQAERTDSPTVTLPVSAGGSVCIEVSVVRSDGKSSDATRTCAP is encoded by the coding sequence GTGAACGCCCGCCGCCCGCCCTCCGCGCCCCCCGAGATCCCGGGCTTCAGCTACGTTCAGCTGCTCGGTTCGGGCGGGTTCGCCGACGTCTTCCTCTACGAACAGCGGATGCCGCGCCGCCGCGTGGCCATCAAGGTGCTCCTGCGGGAGGCACTCACCGACGGGGCGCGCGAGAGCTTCGACGCCGAGGCGAACCTCATGGCGCAGCTGTCGACGCATCCGTCGATCGTGACGATCTACCAGGCCGACATCTCCGAAGACGGCAGGCCGTACCTCGCCATGGAGTACTGCCCGAAGCCGAACCTCGGCGCCCGGTACCGACGCGAGAAGATCAGTGTCGCTGAAGCGCTCCGCATCGGGGTGCAGGTGGCGGGTGCAGTGGAGACCTCGCACCGCGCCGGCATCCTGCACCGCGACATCAAGCCCGCGAATATTCTCGTGACGGAATACAACCGTCCCGCCCTCACCGACTTCGGCATCTCGGTCGCCCTGGTCGGCGGGGACGAGCAGGAATCGGTGGGCATGTCGATCCCGTGGTCGCCGCCCGAGGTGTTCGCCGCGACCCCCTCCTCGGGCGCCGCCGCCGACATCTACTCGCTCGGGGCCACGGTGTACACGATCCTCGCCGGCCGCTCGCCGTTCGAGGTGCCGGGCGGCGCGAACAGCGGACTCGACCTCATCGGCCGCATCCAGACCGCCCGCCTCGCCCCGACCGGACGCGCCGACGTGCCCCCCTCGCTCGAGCAGGTGCTGGCGACGGCCATGGCGAAGAACGAGTCCGACCGCTACTCGACAGCGCTCGAGTTCGCCCGCGCGCTGCAGAAGGTGCAGCTCGAGCTCAGCATGTCGGTCACCCCCACCGACGTGCTCGACGAGCACGTTCCCACCGACGAGATCGACGAGGAAGACGACGGCAACACCCGCATCCGCGGCATCGTCACCATCGACCCCACCGGCCCCGCCCCCGCGACCACCCCGCCCCGCGCGGCACCTTCTTCGCCCGAACGACGGAGTTCGGGGCCGGTTCGGCCGAACGACGGAGCCTCAGCCCGCCCTCCGGCCACGACTCCGTCGTCGTGGCAAGCGCCCCCCGCCGACGACACCACCGGCCGCACCCAACTCCGCGACGACCTCGCCACCCCGCCCGCCGCCCCACGCACCTCAACCCCTCCCCGAACCGGATGGAGTTCCGGCACCTCCCCGAATCCGGATGGACTCTCGGCCTCCTCCGGCCCCGGCACTCCCTCGAGTTCGGGGGCCGGCGCGGGCGCGGGCCGCGCATCCGCCGCCACCGACGACTTCCCCCTCGAGCAGACCCTCCACCGCCCTGCCACCCCCGCACCCGGCGACGCGGCCGCCACCACCACCGCCCCGCGACGCCGCGCCCTGCCCTACGTCATCGCTGCGGCCGGCATCGTGGTGCTGGCGGGCATCGGCGGGCTGGTGTTCGCGCTGAACGCGGGTTCGCAGTCGCCCGCGCAGGAGAGCGTGGAGGAGTCGAGCGCCCCGGTCGACGAGATCGGCGTGGGCGCGGTCGTCGCCGCACCCACCGAGCTGGCGGGTACCGTCACCGACGACGGCACGAGTGTCACTTTCAGCTGGGTGAACCCCGATCCGCAGAACGGTGACGAGTTCCTCTGGAACACGTACACCTCCACCGAGACCGGCCAGGCCGAGCGCACCGACTCGCCCACCGTCACGCTGCCCGTCTCCGCGGGCGGGTCGGTGTGCATCGAGGTGAGCGTGGTGCGCTCCGACGGCAAGAGCTCCGACGCGACGAGGACGTGCGCCCCATGA
- a CDS encoding FHA domain-containing protein, with amino-acid sequence MTAFHYTPGGWHAIVAPAGVAVLPAGVSGEMLERLWLSLSEGHGLGAVLESLTGAFGTSLRAIPPFAVATVDGSEVRLAVRGELAIDVVEAGAEGATDGYSVSGADVTTWSERVVPTAQRLVLRATSAPDGADGEPTDARYRIASGVVLSSSIEVDLTAPTITVPTPAAAATGAARSTADSPAGPADPVADAATGAAPLPEDTATESTDRTADAPTGAAGSTADSPAGPADPAADAATGAAHPAEATSPAVPADGSSASPATTSPATSGSESPVVAGAESPATPATESPAAPEADASAAPVVESPVAAETDFPAVSVGESQEASATAAGPSSEEIHEATLLPEDVPVERGDESTPAAPPPPTAPTDGVEQTVDDETALADDEPSAEAGAEVPAEVSIDEELGSTRSELPDDAYDHLWGATVVKSVEQAAVRELDDDETETETDSASAPTASPAAASAPPASAPAPASPAAASAPPAPASFAPPTAQAPTAPAPVTPTAGGLISGIPDFGNVGAASGSAGFDAHTVPPAAPATPATPVATAVPASTPAHPSGIDDDHDGLTVTVSELEAMRRLDAAGAGAGEAHQPATGSLGRVVLSTGETHALDRGIIIGRRPRANRVQANQVPILVTVPSPEQDISRNHLEIRLEGRHVLVVDLDTTNGSVLHRTGTPPLRLGPNEPVLVLDGDLVDLGDGVTVSFEEIP; translated from the coding sequence ATGACGGCTTTCCACTACACGCCGGGCGGCTGGCACGCCATCGTGGCCCCCGCCGGCGTCGCGGTGCTGCCCGCCGGCGTGAGCGGCGAGATGCTCGAGCGCCTCTGGCTGTCGCTCTCGGAGGGACACGGACTCGGCGCCGTGCTCGAGTCGCTCACCGGCGCCTTCGGCACGAGCCTGCGCGCCATCCCGCCGTTCGCCGTGGCCACCGTCGACGGCTCCGAGGTGCGCCTCGCGGTGCGCGGCGAGCTCGCGATCGACGTCGTCGAGGCGGGCGCGGAGGGCGCCACCGACGGCTACTCGGTCTCGGGCGCCGACGTCACCACCTGGAGCGAACGCGTCGTCCCCACCGCCCAGCGCCTCGTGCTCCGAGCCACCTCGGCCCCCGATGGCGCCGACGGAGAGCCCACGGATGCTCGCTACCGCATCGCCAGCGGCGTCGTGCTGAGCTCCTCCATCGAGGTCGACCTCACCGCCCCCACCATCACCGTCCCCACACCCGCCGCCGCGGCCACCGGCGCCGCGCGTTCCACCGCCGACTCACCCGCCGGCCCGGCTGATCCCGTCGCGGACGCTGCCACCGGAGCGGCCCCTCTCCCCGAAGACACGGCCACCGAATCCACCGACCGCACCGCGGACGCGCCCACCGGCGCCGCGGGTTCGACCGCCGACTCACCCGCCGGCCCGGCTGATCCCGCCGCGGACGCTGCCACCGGAGCGGCCCATCCCGCCGAGGCCACGTCTCCCGCCGTCCCGGCGGACGGGTCTTCCGCCTCGCCGGCGACCACGTCACCCGCCACTTCCGGTTCCGAGTCGCCCGTGGTCGCCGGGGCCGAATCTCCCGCCACGCCGGCGACCGAGTCGCCCGCAGCTCCTGAGGCCGACGCCTCCGCCGCGCCGGTGGTCGAGTCGCCCGTGGCTGCCGAGACCGACTTCCCCGCTGTGTCGGTGGGCGAGTCGCAGGAGGCGTCGGCGACCGCGGCCGGCCCCTCGAGCGAGGAGATCCACGAGGCGACGCTGCTGCCCGAGGACGTGCCGGTGGAGCGCGGCGACGAGAGCACCCCCGCGGCGCCCCCGCCGCCCACCGCGCCGACCGATGGCGTCGAGCAGACCGTGGACGACGAGACCGCCCTGGCCGACGACGAGCCGTCCGCCGAGGCCGGAGCCGAGGTGCCGGCCGAGGTCAGCATCGACGAGGAGCTCGGCAGCACCCGGAGCGAGCTGCCCGACGACGCCTACGACCACCTCTGGGGTGCGACCGTCGTGAAGTCGGTCGAGCAGGCGGCCGTGCGCGAACTCGACGACGACGAGACCGAGACCGAGACCGACTCCGCGTCGGCCCCCACCGCCAGCCCGGCCGCAGCATCCGCACCACCCGCGTCCGCGCCCGCGCCCGCGAGCCCGGCCGCAGCATCCGCACCACCCGCCCCCGCGTCCTTCGCGCCCCCCACCGCCCAGGCGCCGACTGCCCCGGCGCCCGTCACCCCGACGGCCGGAGGCCTCATCTCGGGCATCCCCGACTTCGGGAACGTGGGCGCCGCATCCGGAAGCGCCGGCTTCGACGCGCACACCGTCCCGCCCGCCGCGCCCGCGACGCCCGCCACACCGGTGGCCACCGCGGTACCGGCCTCGACGCCCGCGCACCCCTCGGGCATCGACGACGACCACGACGGCCTCACCGTCACCGTCTCGGAGCTCGAGGCCATGCGCCGCCTCGACGCCGCCGGCGCCGGCGCCGGGGAAGCGCACCAGCCCGCGACCGGCTCCCTCGGCCGGGTGGTGCTCTCCACCGGCGAGACGCACGCACTCGACCGAGGCATCATCATCGGCCGCCGCCCCCGCGCCAACCGCGTGCAGGCCAACCAGGTGCCGATCCTCGTCACCGTGCCGAGCCCCGAGCAGGACATCTCGCGCAACCACCTCGAGATCCGCCTCGAGGGCAGGCACGTGCTCGTCGTCGACCTCGACACCACCAACGGATCCGTGCTGCACCGCACCGGCACCCCGCCGCTGCGCCTCGGCCCGAACGAGCCGGTGCTGGTGCTCGACGGCGACCTGGTCGACCTCGGCGACGGCGTCACCGTCTCGTTCGAGGAGATCCCGTGA
- a CDS encoding PP2C family serine/threonine-protein phosphatase yields MTGAGAAGGGAGAAGGAGGGLAGAVGGGTAGAAGATSGAAAGTAGAGPAGAAGGANGGATGAAGAGSAGAAGGANGGPMGLASVGSSGTAGAGAAGGAGGGAGGGAAGARRASAGAADVRAGSGGGAGGGVRRNELRLGVGSSTHTGLRRRGNEDSLLASDPVFLVADGMGGHEAGEVASALAVEAFSTLAGAGALEPADIRDAFDRARAAIGRLAHSGSRRAGTTVSGVAVAENDGRAYWLVFNLGDSRTYRFSDGTLEQISVDHSVVQELMDDGELDRAAAANHPGRNVITRALGGGGLSEADYWLVPMEAGDRMLVCSDGVSTELDDEVIARVLREEPVAQEAAVRLVHEGLLHGGRDNLTAVVVDAWSSSDTERPRDGAHEGSAGASHDEDTIPRGRAGAFGRN; encoded by the coding sequence GTGACGGGCGCGGGCGCTGCGGGCGGCGGCGCCGGCGCGGCGGGCGGCGCGGGCGGCGGCCTGGCGGGCGCGGTCGGCGGCGGCACAGCGGGGGCGGCAGGCGCAACCAGCGGCGCCGCTGCGGGCACGGCCGGCGCAGGCCCGGCGGGCGCGGCGGGCGGCGCGAACGGCGGCGCGACGGGCGCGGCTGGCGCCGGGTCGGCGGGCGCGGCGGGCGGCGCGAACGGCGGCCCGATGGGCCTGGCCAGCGTCGGGTCGTCGGGCACGGCCGGTGCCGGCGCGGCGGGCGGCGCCGGCGGGGGCGCGGGCGGCGGCGCCGCGGGTGCCAGGCGCGCCAGCGCCGGGGCGGCAGACGTACGGGCGGGTTCCGGTGGCGGTGCCGGCGGCGGGGTGCGGCGCAACGAGTTGCGGCTCGGCGTGGGCAGTTCGACGCACACGGGGCTCCGGCGGCGGGGGAACGAGGACTCGTTGCTGGCGTCCGACCCGGTGTTCCTGGTGGCCGACGGCATGGGGGGGCACGAGGCCGGCGAGGTGGCGAGCGCGCTGGCCGTCGAGGCGTTCTCCACGCTCGCGGGTGCCGGGGCGCTCGAGCCCGCCGACATCCGTGATGCCTTCGACCGCGCCAGGGCCGCCATCGGCAGGCTCGCGCACAGCGGCAGCCGCCGTGCCGGCACCACCGTGTCGGGGGTCGCCGTCGCCGAGAACGACGGACGCGCCTACTGGCTCGTGTTCAACCTCGGCGACTCGCGCACCTACCGCTTCAGCGACGGCACCCTCGAGCAGATCAGCGTCGACCACTCCGTCGTGCAAGAGCTCATGGACGACGGCGAGCTCGACCGCGCCGCCGCCGCGAACCACCCCGGCCGCAACGTGATCACCCGCGCCCTCGGCGGCGGCGGGCTCTCGGAGGCCGACTACTGGCTGGTGCCGATGGAAGCGGGCGACCGGATGCTGGTGTGCAGCGACGGGGTCTCGACCGAACTCGACGACGAGGTCATCGCCCGGGTGCTGCGCGAGGAGCCGGTGGCGCAGGAGGCGGCGGTGCGGCTCGTGCATGAAGGTCTGCTGCACGGCGGGCGCGACAACCTGACCGCGGTCGTGGTCGACGCCTGGAGCTCGAGCGACACCGAACGCCCCCGCGACGGGGCGCACGAGGGCTCGGCGGGCGCGTCGCACGACGAGGACACCATCCCGCGCGGCCGCGCCGGGGCCTTCGGGAGGAACTGA
- a CDS encoding RDD family protein, with amino-acid sequence MTDASFPCAQCGSAVPRSAQFCLVCGTPVSSRSQTSALGAQSLAGAPATVGADGRPIDGWQPTPAAPPIRRGDLFPANYGRRVVAFLLDGAIGLAFWLLVTMPLIALGVIEVQTDETRIGVSGLSAVLLIVPAIVYPLAKLLMQSFLGFSLGKLALGLRIVNVTTLGRPGFGWMLLRDAFVAAASLVFFIGQYVVYLSPLWDSEKIGRGWHDRLARTWVIDVKAGPNPLKAAPGQLVLDDSSRGAAAQPEPAGFGGGRAFTPGNASSQAAQDAGYGRGGQGAGVEGAGVTSGAGVPSGAGVPVAPPPPAPPAPGPVPQYAAPGYAPGAGEGGAGAGGAGAGAAAPVPPQPPGVPAEPISVVPGFAPAPVVTPAELAAAFPESDDHDDAEHTRLSQPPVSARAAGVTAFRLDSGAVVPITRHGVLGRDPVSPSNDPRDILIALTGDTLSVSKTHLEFDVEPGGVWVSDRGSTNGSAIVRGDGAELQLDPGERITLENGDRVRVGTRYFTVEGAP; translated from the coding sequence ATGACCGACGCATCCTTCCCCTGCGCCCAGTGCGGCTCGGCGGTTCCCCGCAGCGCGCAGTTCTGCCTGGTGTGCGGCACCCCGGTGTCGTCGCGCAGCCAGACCTCGGCGCTCGGGGCGCAGTCGCTCGCGGGTGCCCCCGCCACGGTCGGCGCCGACGGGCGGCCGATCGACGGGTGGCAGCCGACGCCCGCGGCACCGCCCATCCGCCGCGGCGACCTGTTCCCCGCGAACTACGGCCGCCGGGTCGTGGCGTTCCTGCTCGACGGCGCGATCGGGCTCGCGTTCTGGCTGCTCGTGACCATGCCGCTCATCGCGCTCGGCGTCATCGAGGTGCAGACCGACGAGACCCGCATCGGAGTGAGCGGGCTGAGCGCTGTGCTGCTCATCGTGCCTGCGATCGTGTACCCGCTGGCGAAGCTGCTCATGCAATCGTTCCTCGGGTTCTCGCTGGGCAAGCTCGCGCTCGGACTCCGCATCGTGAACGTCACCACGCTCGGCCGGCCCGGCTTCGGCTGGATGCTGCTGCGCGACGCGTTCGTCGCCGCCGCGTCGCTCGTGTTCTTCATCGGGCAGTACGTCGTGTACCTCTCGCCGCTCTGGGATTCCGAGAAGATCGGGCGCGGCTGGCACGACCGGCTCGCCCGCACCTGGGTGATCGACGTCAAGGCGGGGCCGAACCCGCTCAAGGCGGCGCCGGGGCAGCTCGTGCTCGACGACTCCTCGCGTGGCGCGGCCGCGCAGCCCGAGCCCGCCGGGTTCGGGGGCGGGCGGGCGTTCACGCCGGGCAACGCGTCGTCGCAGGCGGCTCAGGATGCGGGGTACGGCCGGGGTGGGCAGGGTGCAGGTGTCGAGGGTGCGGGTGTGACGTCGGGCGCGGGTGTGCCTTCGGGTGCGGGTGTGCCGGTGGCGCCGCCGCCGCCCGCTCCGCCCGCTCCCGGGCCGGTTCCGCAGTACGCGGCGCCGGGGTACGCGCCGGGCGCCGGGGAGGGTGGCGCGGGCGCGGGTGGCGCGGGCGCGGGCGCGGCGGCTCCGGTTCCGCCCCAGCCGCCCGGGGTGCCCGCAGAGCCGATCAGCGTCGTGCCGGGCTTCGCTCCCGCACCCGTGGTGACGCCGGCGGAGCTCGCCGCTGCCTTCCCCGAATCCGACGACCACGACGACGCCGAGCACACGCGGCTGTCGCAGCCGCCGGTGTCGGCGCGGGCGGCGGGCGTGACGGCGTTCCGGCTCGACAGCGGTGCCGTGGTGCCCATCACGCGGCACGGGGTGCTCGGGCGCGACCCGGTGTCGCCGTCGAACGACCCGCGCGACATCCTCATCGCCCTCACCGGCGACACGCTCTCGGTGTCGAAGACGCACCTCGAGTTCGATGTCGAGCCCGGCGGGGTCTGGGTGAGCGACCGCGGCTCCACCAACGGCTCCGCCATCGTGCGAGGCGACGGCGCCGAGCTGCAGCTCGACCCGGGCGAGCGCATCACGCTCGAGAACGGCGACCGCGTGCGGGTCGGCACGCGGTACTTCACCGTGGAGGGCGCGCCGTGA
- a CDS encoding transglutaminase domain-containing protein: MTTPESSRRAARAAARSAARGAGAGAPRPAGAAASGASGAPAASGARTGTPLLPPRPNPGRPTWAIALDCGVVAALLLVSVLSFGPAYGGVGYLVAGIGGIVLGIAIGLAGWRMRWNLVVVAAVTILVYLVLGGPLAAPTTTILGVIPTLDTFRTLVLGVVFSWKDVLTLVTPLGGFESVLIVPFLTSLLAAVLATSFALRLTRFAWALLPMVALFVTAIAFGTREGAFPVAQGLAFVGIALGWAAWRRQEARAAASADTTLAGSASVADPQTAAKLRRTRLATAAGLVVAALGIGFATGGLLVPAAAREVLRDQIEPPLDLHDYASPLVGFRSYVRDKVDDSLFTVKGLPDGARIRLATLDTYDGTVYNVAGDGSSGSGSFVRVSPDIANDVEGDPATLEVAITGLTGVWLPDTGYLDGLTFSGERATQLEGALHYNRATGVALDTAGIGEGDTYTIDTVLPPSFNDEQLSSRQVSDIGMPRASGVPDVVSSLASEYAGDAETPIQQVRNIANALSQDGFFSHGLEGEAVSRAGHGAERIASLLDAEQMVGDDEQYAVAMALMVRSLGMPARVVMGFYPDQYEGADAVQDFTGDELHAWVEVPFDGAGWITFDPTPPEDQIPLEEAPKPKSDPKAQVLQPPPPPQEPAELPPDIRTEDTAQEEVQEEGFDFLPLFLVGGGVLGLLVVVLGPLLVIVLIKLARRRRRRQAPRPADRVSGGWDEIVDRAGDLGTRVPAGATRRDNALVLAGAYPSVPVVEVARRADGSVFGPGDPSPEEIDQYWTEVDLVVHNMAKSASWWKRFAARWSLGSFFHRRTRSTTSTTSTTRGDR, translated from the coding sequence ATGACGACACCAGAATCCTCGCGGCGGGCGGCGCGTGCCGCCGCGCGCTCTGCCGCGCGCGGCGCGGGCGCGGGCGCGCCCCGGCCGGCCGGCGCTGCCGCATCCGGCGCGTCCGGCGCTCCCGCCGCATCCGGCGCCCGCACCGGCACTCCGCTGCTGCCGCCGCGGCCGAACCCGGGCCGCCCCACCTGGGCCATCGCGCTCGACTGCGGCGTGGTCGCCGCCCTGCTCCTCGTGTCGGTGCTCAGCTTCGGGCCCGCCTACGGCGGCGTCGGCTACCTCGTGGCCGGCATCGGCGGCATCGTGCTCGGCATCGCCATCGGCCTGGCCGGCTGGCGGATGCGCTGGAACCTCGTCGTCGTCGCCGCCGTCACCATCCTGGTGTACCTCGTCCTCGGCGGCCCGCTGGCCGCCCCCACGACGACCATCCTCGGGGTGATCCCCACCCTCGACACCTTCCGCACCCTCGTGCTCGGCGTGGTGTTCTCGTGGAAGGACGTGCTCACGCTCGTGACCCCGCTCGGCGGGTTCGAGTCGGTGCTCATCGTGCCCTTCCTCACCTCGCTCCTGGCCGCAGTGCTCGCCACGAGCTTCGCGTTGCGACTCACGCGCTTCGCCTGGGCTCTCCTGCCGATGGTCGCGCTGTTCGTCACCGCCATCGCCTTCGGCACCCGCGAGGGCGCCTTCCCGGTCGCCCAGGGTCTCGCCTTCGTGGGCATCGCGCTCGGCTGGGCCGCCTGGCGCCGGCAGGAGGCGCGCGCCGCCGCGTCGGCCGACACCACGCTCGCCGGCTCGGCCTCGGTCGCCGACCCGCAGACCGCCGCCAAGCTGCGGCGCACCCGCCTGGCCACCGCCGCCGGGCTCGTGGTCGCCGCCCTGGGCATCGGCTTCGCCACCGGCGGCCTGCTCGTGCCGGCCGCCGCCCGCGAGGTGCTGCGCGACCAGATCGAGCCTCCGCTCGATCTCCACGACTACGCCAGCCCGCTCGTCGGCTTCCGCAGCTACGTGCGCGACAAGGTCGACGACTCCCTGTTCACGGTGAAGGGTCTGCCCGACGGGGCGCGCATCCGTCTGGCCACCCTCGACACCTACGACGGCACCGTCTACAACGTGGCGGGCGACGGCTCCTCGGGCTCGGGGTCGTTCGTGCGGGTGAGCCCCGACATCGCGAACGACGTCGAGGGCGACCCGGCGACGCTCGAGGTCGCGATCACCGGGCTCACCGGTGTATGGCTGCCCGACACCGGCTACCTCGACGGGCTCACCTTCAGCGGCGAGCGCGCCACGCAGCTCGAGGGCGCCCTGCACTACAACCGCGCGACCGGGGTCGCGCTCGACACCGCGGGCATCGGCGAGGGTGACACCTACACGATCGACACCGTGCTGCCGCCGAGCTTCAACGACGAGCAGCTGTCGAGCCGTCAGGTCTCCGACATCGGCATGCCGCGGGCGAGCGGGGTGCCCGACGTGGTGAGCTCGCTGGCCTCGGAGTACGCCGGCGACGCCGAGACACCCATCCAGCAGGTGCGCAACATCGCGAATGCTCTCAGCCAAGACGGCTTCTTCAGCCACGGGCTCGAGGGCGAGGCGGTCTCGAGGGCCGGGCACGGCGCCGAGCGCATCGCGAGCCTCCTCGACGCCGAGCAGATGGTCGGCGACGACGAGCAGTACGCCGTGGCGATGGCGCTCATGGTGCGCTCGCTCGGTATGCCGGCGCGGGTCGTGATGGGCTTCTACCCCGACCAGTACGAGGGTGCGGATGCGGTGCAGGACTTCACCGGAGACGAGCTGCACGCGTGGGTGGAGGTGCCGTTCGACGGTGCCGGCTGGATCACGTTCGACCCGACTCCGCCCGAGGACCAGATCCCGCTCGAGGAGGCGCCGAAGCCCAAGAGCGATCCCAAGGCGCAGGTGCTGCAGCCGCCGCCCCCGCCGCAGGAGCCGGCCGAGCTGCCGCCGGACATCCGCACCGAAGACACCGCCCAGGAGGAGGTGCAGGAGGAGGGCTTCGACTTCCTCCCGCTGTTCCTCGTGGGGGGCGGGGTGCTCGGGCTGCTCGTCGTCGTGCTCGGTCCGCTGCTCGTGATCGTGCTGATCAAGCTCGCCCGGCGCCGTCGGCGGCGGCAGGCCCCGCGGCCCGCCGACCGGGTGAGCGGCGGCTGGGACGAGATCGTCGACCGCGCCGGCGACCTCGGCACGCGGGTTCCGGCCGGGGCGACCCGCCGCGACAACGCCCTCGTGCTGGCCGGTGCGTACCCGTCGGTGCCCGTGGTGGAGGTCGCGCGCCGCGCCGACGGCAGCGTCTTCGGCCCGGGAGACCCGAGCCCCGAGGAGATCGACCAGTATTGGACGGAGGTCGACCTCGTCGTGCACAACATGGCGAAGTCGGCGTCGTGGTGGAAGCGGTTCGCGGCCCGGTGGTCGCTGGGGTCGTTCTTCCACCGTCGCACGCGGTCGACCACCTCGACGACGTCGACGACGAGAGGAGACCGGTAG
- a CDS encoding DUF58 domain-containing protein has product MKRVREATGWVTGTGWPAVTGWLGTAWRPVWRVAGPVLTTVSGFGWGVLVATVAALVAGAVLGWRELLVVGFVLLAALLIAVGFALGRSAYAVTLDLALNRVVVGEKAVGRIAVANTSQRTLLPARIELPVGSSFASFHLPRLAPGAEHDDLFGIPTHRRAVIIVGPVRSVRGDPLGLLRREIRWTDPRELFVHPKTISLGGSSSGFLRDLEGIESRVLSENDVSFHALREYVPGDDRRYIHWKTSARTGKLMVRQFEETRRSHLAVALSTNRSDYVDDDEFELAVSICGSLGVQALIEERDLTVLTQKDTLHTETGRRLLDDLSGVEQSDRRESIVQLAKTTGTAVPNASVAFLLFGGQVTPSQLQAASVHIPLGVRVIAVAARPGSAMSLRQIGDTTLLSVGELTDFPLALRRANS; this is encoded by the coding sequence ATGAAACGGGTCCGCGAAGCGACCGGCTGGGTGACGGGCACCGGATGGCCGGCGGTGACGGGGTGGCTGGGCACGGCCTGGCGCCCCGTCTGGCGTGTCGCCGGGCCGGTGCTCACGACCGTCTCGGGCTTCGGCTGGGGCGTGCTCGTCGCGACGGTGGCGGCCCTCGTGGCCGGGGCGGTGCTCGGGTGGCGTGAGCTGCTCGTGGTGGGCTTCGTGCTGCTCGCCGCCCTGCTCATCGCCGTCGGCTTCGCGCTCGGCCGCTCGGCCTACGCCGTCACCCTCGACCTCGCGCTCAACCGCGTGGTGGTGGGCGAGAAGGCGGTGGGCCGCATCGCCGTGGCCAACACCTCGCAGCGCACACTGCTGCCCGCCCGCATCGAGCTGCCCGTCGGCTCGTCGTTCGCCTCGTTCCACCTGCCGCGCCTCGCCCCCGGCGCCGAGCACGACGACCTGTTCGGCATCCCCACCCACCGCCGCGCGGTCATCATCGTCGGCCCCGTGCGCTCGGTGCGGGGAGACCCGCTGGGCCTGCTGCGCCGCGAGATCCGCTGGACCGACCCGCGCGAGCTGTTCGTGCATCCGAAGACCATCTCGCTCGGCGGCTCCTCGTCGGGCTTCCTGCGCGACCTCGAGGGCATCGAGAGCCGGGTGCTGAGCGAGAACGACGTGTCGTTCCACGCCCTGCGCGAGTACGTGCCGGGCGACGACCGCCGGTACATCCACTGGAAGACCTCGGCGCGCACCGGCAAGCTCATGGTGCGCCAGTTCGAGGAGACCAGGCGCTCGCACCTCGCCGTCGCCCTCTCCACCAACCGCAGCGACTACGTCGACGACGACGAGTTCGAGCTCGCCGTGTCGATCTGCGGATCGCTCGGGGTGCAGGCCCTCATCGAGGAGCGCGACCTCACCGTGCTCACCCAGAAGGACACGCTGCACACTGAGACCGGCCGGCGCCTGCTCGACGACCTCTCGGGCGTGGAGCAGAGCGACCGGCGCGAGTCGATCGTGCAGCTGGCGAAGACCACGGGCACCGCGGTGCCGAACGCCTCGGTGGCGTTCCTGCTGTTCGGCGGGCAGGTGACGCCGTCGCAGCTGCAGGCGGCGAGCGTGCACATCCCGCTCGGCGTGCGCGTGATCGCTGTGGCGGCGCGGCCCGGGTCGGCGATGTCGCTGCGGCAGATCGGCGACACCACCCTGCTCTCGGTGGGCGAGCTCACCGACTTCCCCCTCGCTCTTCGGAGGGCCAACAGCTGA